The sequence below is a genomic window from Flagellimonas marinaquae.
AATCCATACTGATCAATGCGACTGGTTTTGGCGGGTCGCAACCAAGATACTTTTACCCGGGAAATGGTCGGAATTTATTTGGAGGGATACAATTAAACTATGTTTTTTAATATTTGATGCATGACACCTAGAATCGAAACCTTGCCGACCACATTTTTGATTGGCCAAAAAACGACAACATCTTTGGTCAGCGATAAGACCAGGGAACTTTGGCAAAGCTTCTCCCCAAGAAAAAAGGAAATAAAAAACTTGGCAAGTGAAGATCTATATTCCGTTGAAATCTATCCAGGTCCGGAATACTTTCAGCATTTTGACCCAACTATGGAGTTTGAAAAGTGGGCGGCCGTTGCCGTATCGGATTTTGATGAAATCCCGGAAAGCATGGATGTGCTGACCATCCCTTCGGGAGAATACGCTGTGTTTCACTACAGAGGAAAAACCAGTGAAGTCATGGAAATATTCAAGTACATTTATGGCGAGTGGTTCCCAACTTCTGGATTCACTATCGATCATAGGCCCCACTTTGCAGTAATGGGGAGTAAATACAAAGGAGAACATCCAGATTCCGAAGAAGATTTCTGGATACCGATCAAGAATACATAAAAAGATCATTGGAATTAATCCCAACAACAAAATTCAGTTAGACTAAAAAGGATGAAGGCAACAACAAATAGTATAGAATCCTTATCTTAGTTTTCCAATCTGCAATTAAATAATGAGGAAACTTGTTCCGTTTTTACTATTGCTTCTATTTTTTTCTTGCAACGAGCAGGCAAAAAAAGACGTGAGCTCAATCGACCCCGTTAATTGGAACAACCGTATTGCTTCTATATCCGCTAAAGATTCTTTATTGAACGGAACTTCCTACCTCTCCGTGTATTCCCAAATCTATAGCGAAACAGAGCATCGCACTCACAACCTTACGAGCACTATAAGCATGCGGAACACAAACCTACAGGACACCATTTACATCAAAAAAGCAGAATATTTTGATACCAAGGGCAATCCTATCCGAACGTATTTTGATGAGCCCATCTATATAAAGCCCATGGAAACCGTAGAGATCGTGATTGATGAGAAAGACCAATCGGGCGGAACCGGTGCCAATTTCCTTTTTCAATGGTCCATAAAACCCAATGCCCACGAACCCTATTTTGAGGGAGTGATGATATCCACATCCGGACAACAAGGGCTATCTTTCACCACCCAAGGACGACGCGTGGAATAAGGTTCACAGAGCTATCAAACTCCATCATAGTTTTACTGCATCAATTATAGTATATTGTATGTGATTTGCAGGCAAATCGCACACGATTCGTTTGCGCTTAACCCATTAATTATGTCCGACTTACAAATTGCCAAAGGTGTTTCTTTAAAACACATTTCCACCATTGCCGAAAAATTTGGGATCGATTCCGATGAAATTGAAATGTTCGGGAAATACAAGGCCAAACTACCTCTAAAGGCCATTAATAGGACCAAAGCCCAAAACAGTAATCTTATTTTGGTTTCGGCCATTTCCCCGACTCCTGCGGGCGAGGGAAAAACCACTATGTCCATTGGGCTTTCCGAAGGCTTGAACCGCTTGGGCAAAAAAACGACCGTGGTTCTACGGGAGCCTTCTTTAGGTCCTGTTTTTGGCATAAAAGGAGGCGCAACTGGGGGCGGTTATTCCCAAGTATTGCCCATGGAGGACATCAACCTACATTTTACCGGTGATTTTGCAGCCATTGAAAAAGCGCACAACCTATTATCGGCAGTTATCGACAACAATATTCAAAGTAAGACCAACTCTGTACGATTGGACCCCAGGACCATAGGTTGGAAAAGGGTTATGGACATGAACGATCGTTCCCTCCGGCACATTATTGTAGGCTTGGGCGGTACAACTTCTGGTGTACCCCGCGAAACAGGTTTTGATATTACCGCTGCTTCCGAAATTATGGCCATCCTCTGCTTGGCCGAAAGCCTTAGCGACCTAAAAAAACGCTTGGGCAATATTTTTGTGGGCTACACCTTCGACAAAAAGCCGATCTACGCCAAAGATTTGAAGGCAGAAGGCGCCATGGCTGCTTTATTAAAAGATGCCATAAAACCCAACTTGGTTCAGACTATAGAGGGAAATCCCGCCATTATTCACGGTGGGCCTTTTGCGAACATTGCTCAAGGCACCAATTCTGTGATCGCCACTTTAATGGGCATGTCGCATTCCGATTACACGGTAACCGAAGCTGGATTTGGTTTTGACCTTGGTGCCGAAAAATTCTTCGATATTAAATGCCAGAGTGCCGGCTTAACACCAAAAGCCGTAGTGCTCACTACAACTATTCGCGCGCTAAAATATCATGGGGGAGCAGATTTAAAAACCTTGACAGAACCCAATGTGGAAGCTTTAAAAAAAGGACTTCCGAATTTGGAAAAACACTTGGAGAACATAGCCAAGTTCAAGGTAATCCCTGTTATATCCATAAATAAGTTTATATCCGACACAGATGAGGAGATTGCCGTAATCAAAGAATTGGCCAATTCCAAAGGAATCCGCGTAGCCGTTGCCAATGTTTGGGCCAAAGGCGGTGAAGGTGCAGAAGAGTTGGCCAAAGCAGTAATCGATATTGTAGAGTCCAACGATTCTAATTTTGCACCATTATATAATTGGAAATCCAGTGTAAAAGATAAAATCGCGACCATTGCCACCGAAATATATGGTGCCGAGTATGTGGATTACACGGCCAAAGCCAAAGCCGACCTCAGAAAAATTTCTGATCTTGGATTGGATCGGCTACCCGTTT
It includes:
- a CDS encoding GyrI-like domain-containing protein encodes the protein MTPRIETLPTTFLIGQKTTTSLVSDKTRELWQSFSPRKKEIKNLASEDLYSVEIYPGPEYFQHFDPTMEFEKWAAVAVSDFDEIPESMDVLTIPSGEYAVFHYRGKTSEVMEIFKYIYGEWFPTSGFTIDHRPHFAVMGSKYKGEHPDSEEDFWIPIKNT
- a CDS encoding DUF3124 domain-containing protein, which translates into the protein MRKLVPFLLLLLFFSCNEQAKKDVSSIDPVNWNNRIASISAKDSLLNGTSYLSVYSQIYSETEHRTHNLTSTISMRNTNLQDTIYIKKAEYFDTKGNPIRTYFDEPIYIKPMETVEIVIDEKDQSGGTGANFLFQWSIKPNAHEPYFEGVMISTSGQQGLSFTTQGRRVE
- a CDS encoding formate--tetrahydrofolate ligase; amino-acid sequence: MSDLQIAKGVSLKHISTIAEKFGIDSDEIEMFGKYKAKLPLKAINRTKAQNSNLILVSAISPTPAGEGKTTMSIGLSEGLNRLGKKTTVVLREPSLGPVFGIKGGATGGGYSQVLPMEDINLHFTGDFAAIEKAHNLLSAVIDNNIQSKTNSVRLDPRTIGWKRVMDMNDRSLRHIIVGLGGTTSGVPRETGFDITAASEIMAILCLAESLSDLKKRLGNIFVGYTFDKKPIYAKDLKAEGAMAALLKDAIKPNLVQTIEGNPAIIHGGPFANIAQGTNSVIATLMGMSHSDYTVTEAGFGFDLGAEKFFDIKCQSAGLTPKAVVLTTTIRALKYHGGADLKTLTEPNVEALKKGLPNLEKHLENIAKFKVIPVISINKFISDTDEEIAVIKELANSKGIRVAVANVWAKGGEGAEELAKAVIDIVESNDSNFAPLYNWKSSVKDKIATIATEIYGAEYVDYTAKAKADLRKISDLGLDRLPVCIAKTQKSLSDNPKLLGRPKDFIITVREIEIAVGAGFLIPITGNIMRMPGLPAHPASEGMDINDDGEITGLF